The nucleotide window GCGGTGAAGAAGAGCCTACTTCAGGAAGCCCTTGGAAGTGAGATAGTCTCTGGCAACGTCTGCCGGGTTCTCGCCGGCAACACCAATCCTGCCGTTCAACTCCTGGAGGATTTCTAGGGTCAGTGACTCAAAGACCGGATCGAGGATGTCCGTGATCTCGGGGTACTTCTCCATGATCTCGCCACGAACTCGGGGTGCGGGCTCGTACACCGGCTGGACGCCCCTCGGGTCCCCGAGCACTACCAGGCCGAAGGCATCGATGGTCCCGTCGGTCCCATAGGCCATGGCCGCGTTGATTTGGTCAGTGCCCTCTCCTGCGGCCTTCTCGGTCTGGGTGGTGTCCCCGCTCGAAACGGTCACCAACTGCTGTTTGTCCAGAGTGAACCCGTATGCCTCCTGGAATGCAGGCAGCGCGGCAGGGCTGTTGACAAACTCTTCTGAACCGATTAGCTTAATGGTGGGGGCCTTCCCCGCGTTCACATAGGCCGCAAGGTCATCCAGGGTCTCTAGATTGTGCTCCTCTGCAAGGTCCCGCCGAATGGCTATCGCCCAGGTGTTATTTGCCGGGGCCGGCTTCAGCCAGAGGATATCGTTGCGCTCCAGGTCAAGCTCCTTCACGCGATCGTAGCCCCTGGCCGCGTCCTTCCAAACAGGTGAGTCGGCCTCATCGAAGAAGAAAGCCCCGTTGCCGGTGTACTCCGGGTACATGTCGATTTCACCGGTCTCCAGCGCCTTCTTGACCACTGATGTAGGTCCAAACTGAGACTTGTCCACTACTTCGAAGCCACCATCTCGCAGCATCAGTATCATCATCTGTGCCAGAAGTGATCCCTCAGTGTCTATCTTCGACCCAACCGTGATCGGGCCTTTTAGTTCCTCAGCCGACTCCTCGCCACCGGCGCAACCGGGCGCTAACAGGACCAACGCCATAGTGAGAGCAAAGATTAACTCCAACAGTCTCTTCATGATGGTACTCCTCCTTCCTTCACGAGATGTACTTATAAATACTTTACGCAGCACAAGTGCTCGTGTCAAATCCCTCACCCTTTGCTTCGCACCCCCTTGTTCTACCTCGGGTGGACTTGTAGCCCCGGCGGCAGACCTCGAATTGAACCACAGCACATCAGGACATGTTGACGGGCCACCAGCAACTGTGCCAAGCTTTGCGTGATACATAGACTATCGCGCTCACCTGACGGATGAGAAATGGAGGCGCAAATGGAATGGCAAGACTTGCTGGCAGACGGCTACGAAAGGATCGTCGATGTGGTGGCGAGAGTGCTAGGTGGACTCACAGAAGATGATCTGAACTGGCAGCCCCGTCCTGACTGCAACAGCATTGGCTGGTTGGTCTGGCACCTGACCCGGCAGCAGGACGCCCAGATATCTGCTCTGGCCGGGGAAAAGCAACTCTGGACCGAACAGCGGTGGCATGCCAGGTTTGGTCGAGAGGCCAATCCGGAAGACATCGGATTTGGCCATACTCCGGAGCAACTGGCGGCGTTCAAGTCCCCCGATGTTGAGACTCTGATGAACTACAACAGGGCAGTGGTTGAACGCTCAAAGGCGTACTTCCGGCGGCTGTCTGCATCAGACCTCGACCGGGAACTTGATGAGCCTTGGTTCCAGCCACTGCCGACAGTTGGGGTGCGACTCATCAGCATAATGGATGACAGTGTGTTGCACGCGGGCCAGGCGGCCTATGTACGCGGTCTCCGCCAGGGCAAGGGCTGGCAAAAGTACTAGTGTAGTGTCTCGTAAATATCTTGACGTATGATGGATGTTGATGTCATTCCAGCGCAGGCTGGAATCCAGGGGGCAAACACGTATCCCGGAACGAGTCTAACAGGGTGATGAAAAAGGGGAGTCCAGAGGGGCTCCGCCTCTTCTGAGAGGCGCCCCCTTCTGGCAGGGGTGTCTGGGCGTCATTCTGTAAGAATGACGTTAGCAGAATCCGAAACCAGATTATGCCGGTATCCCCCAGATATAATCTTTCCTCCCTTCCTCGGTAGGAAGGCTCCTTCCTGGACAGGAA belongs to Dehalococcoidales bacterium and includes:
- a CDS encoding ABC transporter substrate-binding protein encodes the protein MKRLLELIFALTMALVLLAPGCAGGEESAEELKGPITVGSKIDTEGSLLAQMMILMLRDGGFEVVDKSQFGPTSVVKKALETGEIDMYPEYTGNGAFFFDEADSPVWKDAARGYDRVKELDLERNDILWLKPAPANNTWAIAIRRDLAEEHNLETLDDLAAYVNAGKAPTIKLIGSEEFVNSPAALPAFQEAYGFTLDKQQLVTVSSGDTTQTEKAAGEGTDQINAAMAYGTDGTIDAFGLVVLGDPRGVQPVYEPAPRVRGEIMEKYPEITDILDPVFESLTLEILQELNGRIGVAGENPADVARDYLTSKGFLK
- a CDS encoding DinB family protein translates to MEWQDLLADGYERIVDVVARVLGGLTEDDLNWQPRPDCNSIGWLVWHLTRQQDAQISALAGEKQLWTEQRWHARFGREANPEDIGFGHTPEQLAAFKSPDVETLMNYNRAVVERSKAYFRRLSASDLDRELDEPWFQPLPTVGVRLISIMDDSVLHAGQAAYVRGLRQGKGWQKY